In a genomic window of Thalassophryne amazonica chromosome 12, fThaAma1.1, whole genome shotgun sequence:
- the zgc:85843 gene encoding transmembrane 6 superfamily member 2, whose product MMSLTNALEQDGFISGYMGFYLKMGEPHLSSAYAVMMCYWEGVVHVVLFLFMIHSMFKGKSYRSLGLLWTGSSIAHQIVLIPGVVIGKHGSNIHWAFWRNVPFFLLPFWVASGLFKRTRQVPILTADKISAEQRRGLLSRPIDLLLSLLLLAAMAFSIFRGFVVLDCPFDVCFTYTYQYEPYLKDPVGFPRVMMLVYLFYALPLLTVFLYGLTMPGCSWMLDWSLFFAGAVAQTQWCHMGASLHSRTPFTYRAPADKWWPVITLNVLFAAVPALLALRCHISPAYFMKSVPKGQANSEKKTN is encoded by the exons ATGATGAGTCTAACCAATGCTTTAGAGCAGGATGGCTTCATCTCTGGATACATGGGCTTCTATCTGAAAATG GGTGAACCTCATCTCAGTTCTGCctacgctgtgatgatgtgctaCTGGGAAGGTGTTGTTCACGTTGTCCTCTTCCTCTTTATGATCCACAGCATGTTCAAAGG AAAGTCATATCGTAGTTTGGGGTTGTTATGGACAGGGTCCTCCATCGCTCACCAAATCGTTCTCATCCCTGGAGTGGTCATTG GCAAACATGGCTCAAACATTCACTGGGCCTTTTGGAGGAACGTCCCTTTCTTTCTGTTGCCTTTCTGGGTGGCCTCCGGGCTCTTTAAAAGAACCAGACAGGTGCCAATTCTGACAGCAGACAAG ATTTCTGCAGAGCAGAGGAGAGGTTTGTTGTCTCGTCCCATCGACCTGCTTTTGTCACTTCTGCTGCTGGCGGCGATGGCCTTCTCCATTTTTAGAGGCTTT GTGGTGTTGGACTGTCCTTTTGATGTCTGTTTCACCTACACGTATCAGTATGAGCCCTACCTCAAAGACCCAGTGGGCTTTCCCAGGGTGATG ATGCTGGTATATTTGTTCTATGCTCTGCCCCTGTTGACCGTCTTTCTCTATGGTCTAACAATGCCTGGATGCAGCTGGATGCTGGACTGGTCCCTCTTCTTTGCTGGGGCTGTTGCCCAG ACCCAGTGGTGCCATATGGGGGCATCTCTGCACTCCCGCACTCCCTTCACATATCGAGCCCCGGCAGACAAATGGTGGCCCGTCATCACCCTCAATGTGCTGTTTGCTGCTGTGCCTGCTCTGCTGGCGCTACGCTGCCACATCAGCCCCGCTTATTTTATGAAATCTGTTCCTAAGGGCCAGGCGAACAGTGAGAAGAAGACAAACTAG